A window of Natrinema versiforme contains these coding sequences:
- a CDS encoding MarR family transcriptional regulator codes for MSATEPDREIDEAAESGESSGDDGTGDGTLAELPPSAKLVYKVLEYEAPLTQEGIAAESRLCPRTVRYALGKLADQDLVTSRVCLEDARQSKYRLAE; via the coding sequence ATGAGTGCGACCGAACCCGACCGCGAGATCGACGAGGCCGCCGAGTCCGGCGAGAGTAGCGGCGACGACGGGACCGGCGACGGAACGCTCGCCGAACTCCCGCCCAGCGCGAAACTGGTCTACAAGGTCCTCGAGTACGAGGCCCCGCTGACACAGGAGGGGATCGCGGCCGAGTCCCGACTGTGTCCCCGGACCGTTCGCTACGCGCTCGGCAAGTTAGCGGATCAGGACCTCGTCACCAGCCGGGTCTGTCTCGAGGACGCCCGACAGTCGAAGTATCGGCTCGCCGAGTGA
- the glmU gene encoding bifunctional sugar-1-phosphate nucleotidylyltransferase/acetyltransferase, whose amino-acid sequence MKAIVLAAGQGTRIRPLSASRPKPMLPVADRPLAAQTVDTAVDAGADEIVLVVGYEGQTVRDYFGAEYRGVPVSYAVQTEQAGTAHAVNAAREHIDGPFAVLNGDNLYDPAAIDRLFTECPAVCAAEVADPRNYGVLSTTDDTVIDIVEKPEEPPTNLANAGAYAFPADAKEWLEVPASERGEREITDVLARVIEQYAVTPVTLERWLDVGRPWELLEANEWKLAALERRIDGAVSDAAHLEGRVVVEEGATVEPGAVIEGPVLIRSGATVGPNAYVRGATLIGEDVSVGNGVEVKNSVLSRGTSVSHLSYVGDSVLGRDVNFGAGTNVANLRHDDADISVTVKGERVSTGRRKFGVVAGDGVKTGINTSLTPGLKLDTGAMTEPGETVEQDR is encoded by the coding sequence ATGAAAGCCATCGTTCTCGCCGCAGGACAGGGTACACGGATCAGGCCGCTCTCCGCGTCCCGTCCGAAACCGATGCTCCCGGTCGCCGATCGGCCACTCGCCGCGCAAACGGTCGATACCGCCGTCGACGCCGGTGCGGACGAAATCGTCCTCGTGGTCGGCTACGAGGGCCAGACGGTCAGAGACTACTTCGGCGCTGAGTATCGGGGCGTGCCGGTCTCCTACGCCGTCCAGACGGAACAGGCGGGGACGGCCCACGCCGTCAACGCCGCCCGCGAACACATCGACGGTCCCTTCGCCGTGCTGAACGGCGACAACCTGTACGACCCGGCGGCGATCGACCGCCTATTCACGGAGTGTCCGGCAGTCTGTGCCGCCGAAGTCGCCGACCCGCGGAACTACGGCGTCCTCAGCACGACCGACGACACCGTCATCGACATCGTCGAAAAGCCCGAGGAACCGCCGACGAACCTCGCCAACGCCGGCGCGTACGCCTTCCCGGCGGACGCGAAAGAATGGCTCGAGGTCCCCGCGAGCGAGCGGGGCGAACGCGAGATTACGGACGTACTCGCGCGGGTCATCGAGCAGTACGCAGTCACGCCGGTGACCCTCGAGCGGTGGCTGGACGTGGGCCGGCCGTGGGAACTACTCGAGGCGAACGAGTGGAAACTCGCCGCCCTCGAGCGCCGGATCGACGGCGCGGTCAGCGACGCGGCCCACCTCGAGGGGCGGGTGGTCGTCGAGGAGGGCGCGACAGTTGAGCCCGGTGCCGTGATCGAGGGCCCGGTGCTGATCCGGTCGGGCGCGACCGTCGGGCCGAACGCCTACGTCCGCGGCGCGACGCTGATCGGGGAAGACGTCTCGGTCGGCAACGGCGTCGAAGTGAAAAACAGCGTCCTCTCGCGGGGCACGTCGGTCAGTCACCTCTCGTACGTCGGGGACAGCGTCCTCGGGCGAGACGTCAACTTCGGCGCGGGGACGAACGTCGCGAACCTCCGTCACGACGATGCGGACATCTCGGTCACCGTCAAAGGCGAGCGCGTCTCGACCGGCCGCCGGAAGTTCGGCGTCGTCGCCGGCGACGGAGTCAAGACCGGCATCAATACGAGTCTCACACCCGGCCTGAAACTCGACACCGGCGCGATGACCGAGCCCGGCGAAACCGTCGAGCAGGACCGGTAA
- the glmM gene encoding phosphoglucosamine mutase, producing MFGTSGIRGRVGSEVTAALALSVGRAVASEGHERVVVGRDVRESGSMFVDAVGAGLRECGADVLTVDVEATPTIARAIDHLEADAGVVVTASHNPATDNGIKLWNPSGKAFGPDQREAIERRIREDDYELADWDGVGGRSRRDGVRDHHADALRGAVDLEREPSVVVDVGNGAGGITAAVLDDLGCQVRTLNGQEDGSFPGRPSEPTEETLETLSTLVAATDAELGVAHDGDADRMLAVDGTGAFVPKDALLALFAREAAGEGDRVAAPVDTSLAVDDALAGVGASLTRTQVGDVYVAERTTEPDVVFGGEPSGAWIWPAETRCPDGPLAACKLVELVAERGSLSELVADIEQYPIRRTSIEVEDKTRVMADVADRVRERYDEIETLDGVRVETESGWFLLRASGTQPLIRVTAEARSAADAEELFETARALVTETVAVDA from the coding sequence ATGTTCGGAACCAGCGGTATCCGCGGACGGGTCGGAAGCGAGGTGACGGCGGCGTTGGCGCTGTCGGTCGGCCGCGCGGTCGCCTCGGAGGGACACGAGCGCGTCGTCGTCGGTCGCGACGTTCGCGAGAGCGGATCGATGTTCGTCGACGCGGTCGGCGCGGGACTGCGCGAGTGCGGCGCGGACGTGCTGACGGTCGACGTCGAGGCGACGCCGACGATCGCTCGCGCGATCGACCACCTCGAGGCCGACGCGGGCGTCGTCGTGACGGCCTCGCACAACCCGGCGACGGACAACGGAATCAAGCTCTGGAATCCGTCGGGGAAGGCGTTCGGGCCCGACCAGCGCGAGGCGATCGAGCGGCGGATTCGCGAGGACGACTACGAACTGGCCGACTGGGACGGCGTCGGCGGCCGCTCTCGTCGCGACGGCGTCCGGGACCACCACGCCGACGCGCTCCGGGGAGCGGTCGACCTCGAGCGCGAGCCCAGCGTCGTCGTCGACGTGGGCAACGGTGCCGGCGGGATCACGGCGGCGGTGCTCGACGATCTCGGCTGTCAGGTGCGGACCCTGAACGGACAGGAAGACGGCTCGTTTCCCGGACGGCCCAGCGAGCCGACCGAGGAGACCCTCGAGACGCTGTCGACGCTGGTCGCGGCGACGGACGCCGAACTGGGGGTCGCCCACGACGGCGATGCCGATCGGATGCTTGCGGTCGACGGGACCGGAGCCTTCGTGCCGAAAGACGCGTTACTCGCCCTGTTCGCCCGCGAAGCGGCGGGTGAGGGGGACCGCGTCGCCGCGCCGGTCGATACCAGTCTCGCCGTCGACGACGCGCTGGCCGGCGTCGGCGCGTCGCTGACGCGCACACAGGTCGGGGACGTTTACGTCGCGGAGCGGACGACCGAGCCCGATGTCGTCTTCGGCGGCGAGCCCAGCGGCGCGTGGATCTGGCCCGCGGAGACGCGCTGTCCGGACGGCCCGCTCGCGGCCTGTAAGCTGGTCGAACTGGTCGCCGAGCGGGGATCGCTGTCCGAACTCGTCGCCGATATCGAGCAGTATCCGATCCGGCGAACATCGATCGAAGTCGAGGACAAAACGAGGGTGATGGCCGACGTGGCCGACCGGGTTCGCGAGCGATACGACGAGATCGAAACCCTCGACGGCGTCAGAGTCGAGACCGAGAGCGGCTGGTTCCTGCTCCGTGCGAGCGGCACGCAGCCGCTGATCCGCGTGACCGCGGAGGCGCGGTCGGCGGCCGACGCCGAGGAACTGTTCGAGACCGCACGGGCGCTCGTCACCGAGACGGTCGCGGTGGACGCCTGA